One part of the Malus sylvestris chromosome 2, drMalSylv7.2, whole genome shotgun sequence genome encodes these proteins:
- the LOC126593524 gene encoding disease resistance protein RUN1-like isoform X5, whose amino-acid sequence MDIAMTAHGASSSSSSSKLWKYDVFLSFRGEDTRKGFTGHLHTALEEKGYKTFIDEDDLERGEEIKPELSLAIEESRISIIVFSKRYADSSWCLDELVKIMECRSKMGQHVLPIFYHVETSDIRKQEGSLSPMFQKHEEDIRKEDDKKREVKRKRVEQWREALTQAANLSGHDLKNTENGYEAKVIKKIIYENLWEWLPRTKKLHVAKFPVGINSRVQEIITYLSSGEGNEVLMVGIWGMGGLGKTTAAKAIYNQIHHEFEFKSFLADVSDTTSKHGLVHLQRKLSFDIMDQEIEISTVDEGICRIEEQFSHRRVLIIMDNIDGVEQLNAIAGNHKWFGPGSRIIITTRDKHLLLKVDKVYSAQILNKGEALELFSWHAFGNSCPNEEYLEVSKNVVSYCGGLPLALEVLGTFLCERPQKVWNSQLEKLERIPNGKIIKPLRISFDGLDDTEKATFLNISCFFIGEDEDHVTKLLDVCGFFATVGINVLRDRCLVTVEDNKLNMHDLLREMAKVIISEKSPGDPGKWSRLWNREDVTDVLTYKSGTEEVGGLALNFPYPWPRGSNMCSFSTEAFANMKKLRLLHLKCVQLNGEYKHLPKELIWLRWEGCPLKSIPNDFFNQDKLLVLEMRGSSLVQVWEGSKSLHNLKILDLSKSWYLQKSPDFSQVPNLEELILEYCFSLSEIHPSLGHLKRLSLVNLKWCHNLISLPRDFYKSKSVETLLLNGCSNFREVHEDIGEMISLRTLETELTAITQVPHSIVGLKNLTRLSLDRMSYLELKGEYKHLPKDLIWLRWEGCPLKSIPDDFFNQDKLLVLEMRCSSLVQVWEGSKSLHNLKTLDLSHSYSLQKSPDFSQVPNLKELILKDCNSLSEIHPSIGHLKRLSLVNLRKCCELISLPRDFYKSKSVETLLLDGCWKFREVHEDIREMISLRTLEAADTAITQVPPSIVGLKNLTRLSLDRISVKHTTEELIQLRWEGCPLKSIPNDFFNQDKLLVLEMRCSSLVQVWEGFKSLHNLKTLDLSNSWSLQKSPNFSQVPNLERLILKECESLFEIHPSIGHLKRLSLVNLQICSNLRSLPRDFYKSKSVETLLLNYCSKFRQVHEDLGDMISLRILETNHTAIRQVPPSILRLKNLTRLSLSGVKLADDAIPKDLGSLISLQDLNFQGNELHTLPNLSGLSKLETLWLSECKQLHTITDLPTNLKFLLAQRCPALETMPSFSEMSNMRELIVSDSPKVIEVPGLDKSLNSMTWINMKMCTNLSAHLRKNILEGWTSCGFGGIFLNGNYVPDWFEFVNEGTKVTFDIPDGSNFEGLTLFCLYRSNGSSHLAIIVINNTQRTELRAYIGSEEYGYPPNGDDYLLQGQLSNNKLNLQGGDKVDILFENPSITIKRTGVNLVWGKDKSMKENMHDLDKAGYVFDTHPTRFYDEGGPSHDASDNNRPRKHMRTTIDD is encoded by the exons ATGGATATCGCCATGACAGCCCACGGAGCctcctcttcatcatcctcttcaAAACTCTGGAAGTACGACGTGTTCTTGAGCTTCAGAGGCGAAGACACACGCAAGGGCTTCACGGGCCATCTCCACACAGCATTGGAAGAAAAGGGGTACAAGACCTTTATTGATGAGGACGATCTGGAAAGAGGGGAAGAAATAAAGCCCGAACTGTCGCTAGCCATAGAAGAGTCAAGGATCTCTATCATTGTCTTCTCAAAGAGGTACGCGGATTCGAGTTGGTGCCTGGACGAGCTAGTGAAGATCATGGAGTGCAGATCCAAAATGGGGCAACATGTTTTGCCAATATTCTATCATGTTGAAACTTCAGACATCAGGAAGCAGGAAGGTAGCTTATCCCCAATGTTTCAGAAGCACGAAGAGGACATCCGTAAAGAAGATGACAAAAAACGAGAAGTTAAGAGAAAAAGGGTAGAGCAATGGAGAGAGGCTCTTACTCAAGCTGCAAACTTGTCTGGTCACGATCTTAAAAACACTGAGAACGG GTATGAAGCAAAGGttattaagaaaattatttatgagAATCTTTGGGAATGGCTCCCCAGAACAAAAAAATTACATGTGGCCAAGTTCCCAGTTGGAATCAATTCTCGTGTTCAAGAAATTATCACTTATCTTTCAAGTGGTGAAGGAAATGAGGTTCTCATGGTTGGAATTTGGGGGATGGGTGGATTGGGTAAAACAACAGCTGCCAAAGCCATTTATAACCAAATTCATCATGAGTTCGAATTCAAAAGTTTCCTTGCCGACGTTAGCGACACTACAAGTAAACATGGCCTGGTTCATTTGCAAAGAAAACTTAGTTTTGACATCATGGATCAAGAGATTGAAATAAGCACTGTTGATGAAGGTATCTGTCGGATAGAAGAGCAATTTTCACATAGAAGGGTACTTATCATCATGGACAACATAGATGGAGTGGAACAACTCAATGCAATAGCTGGTAATCACAAGTGGTTTGGTCCAGGAAGTAGAATTATCATAACGACACGAGATAAACATCTACTACTAAAAGTGGACAAAGTATATTCGGCTCAGATATTGAATAAAGGAGAAGCTCTGGAACTGTTTAGTTGGCATGCATTTGGAAATAGTTGCCCTAATGAAGAATATCTTGAAGTCTCAAAAAATGTTGTTTCTTATTGTGGAGGTTTGCCACTAGCCCTTGAAGTTTTAGGTACTTTTTTGTGTGAAAGACCCCAAAAAGTGTGGAATAGTCAATTGGAGAAATTAGAAAGAATTCCTAatggaaaaataataaaaccacTAAGAATAAGCTTTGACGGGCTAGATGATACGGAGAAGGCTACATTTCTTAACATATCTTGTTTCTTTATTGGAGAGGACGAGGACCATGTCACAAAATTGTTAGATGTATGTGGATTTTTTGCAACAGTAGGAATCAATGTTCTTCGTGATCGATGCCTTGTAACTGTTGAAGACAACAAGTTGAATATGCATGATTTGCTTCGAGAAATGGCCAAAGtaatcatttctgaaaaatctCCTGGTGACCCTGGAAAATGGAGCAGGTTGTGGAATCGTGAAGATGTCACCGATGTATTGACATATAAATCT GGAACTGAAGAAGTTGGAGGACTTGCTCTAAATTTCCCTTATCCTTGGCCTCGAGGCTCTAACATGTGTAGTTTCAGTACAGAAGCATTTGCCAATATGAAGAAACTGAGATTGCTTCATCTCAAATGCGTTCAGCTCAATGGAGAATACAAACATCTTCCCAAAGAGTTAATATGGTTACGTTGGGAAGGATGCCCTTTAAAGTCCATACCAAATGACTTTTTTAATCAAGATAAACTACTTGTTTTAGAGATGCGGGGTAGCAGTCTGGTACAAGTTTGGGAGGGTTCCAAG TCGCTACATAACTTGAAAATCCTTGATCTCAGCAAGTCTTGGTACTTACAGAAATCACCGGACTTTTCACAAGTCCCAAATCTTGAAGAGTTGATATTGGAATACTGTTTTAGTCTATCTGAGATTCACCCCTCCCTTGGTCATCttaaaagactttctttggtgaaCCTTAAGTGGTGTCACAATCTTATTTCTCTTCCAAGGGATTTCTACAAGTCGAAATCTGTTGAGACACTTCTTCTTAACGGATGTTCAAATTTCAGAGAAGTGCATGAGGATATAGGGGAAATGATATCACTGAGAACACTTGAAACAGAGCTAACAGCCATAACACAAGTACCACATTCCATAGTAGGGTTGAAGAATCTCACTCGTTTATCCCTTGACCGCATGAGCTACCTAGAGCTTAAAGGAGAATACAAACATCTTCCCAAAGATTTAATATGGTTGCGTTGGGAAGGATGCCCTTTAAAGTCCATACCAgatgatttttttaatcaagATAAATTACTTGTTTTAGAGATGCGGTGTAGCAGTCTGGTACAAGTTTGGGAGGGTTCTAAG TCGCTACATAACTTGAAAACCCTTGATCTCAGCCATTCCTATTCCTTACAGAAATCACCGGACTTTTCACAAGTCCCAAATCTTAAAGAGTTGATATTGAAAGACTGTAATAGTTTGTCCGAGATTCACCCCTCCATTGGTCATCttaaaagactttctttggtgaaCCTTAGAAAATGTTGTGAGCTTATTTCTCTTCCAAGGGATTTCTACAAGTCGAAATCTGTTGAGACTCTTCTTCTTGATGGATGTTGGAAATTCAGAGAAGTGCATGAGGATATAAGGGAGATGATATCATTGAGAACACTTGAAGCAGCGGATACAGCCATAACACAAGTACCACCTTCCATAGTAGGATTGAAGAATCTCACTCGTTTATCCCTTGACCGCATCAGCGTAAAGCATACAACCGAAGAGTTAATACAGTTGCGTTGGGAAGGATGCCCTTTAAAGTCCATACCAAATGACTTTTTTAATCAAGATAAACTACTTGTTTTAGAGATGCGGTGTAGCAGTCTGGTACAAGTTTGGGAAGGTTTCAAG TCGCTACATAACTTGAAAACCCTTGATCTCAGCAATTCCTGGTCCTTGCAGAAATCACCGAACTTTTCACAAGTCCCAAATCTTGAACGGTTGATATTGAAAGAGTGTGAGAGTTTGTTCGAGATTCACCCCTCCATTGGTCATCttaaaagactttctttggtgaaCCTTCAAATCTGTTCCAATCTTCGTTCTCTTCCAAGGGATTTCTACAAGTCGAAATCTGTTGAGACTCTTCTTCTTAATTACTGTTCAAAATTCAGACAAGTGCATGAGGATTTAGGGGATATGATATCATTGAGAATACTGGAAACAAACCATACAGCCATAAGACAAGTACCACCTTCCATACTAAGATTGAAGAATCTCACTCGTTTATCCCTATCAGGTGTGAAATTAGCTGATGATGCAATCCCTAAGGATCTTGGGAGTCTAATTTCTTTACAAGATTTGAATTTTCAAGGGAATGAACTTCATACCCTACCCAATCTCAGTGgtctttcaaagcttgaaacTCTGTGGTTAAGTGAATGCAAGCAACTTCATACAATCACAGATTTAccaacaaatttgaaatttttgttgGCGCAGAGATGCCCTGCATTGGAAACAATGCCCAGTTTTTCAGAAATGTCAAATATGAGAGAACTGATTGTAAGTGATTCACCCAAAGTCATTGAGGTTCCAGGCTTGGATAAATCATTAAACTCCATGACATGGATTAATATGAAAATGTGCACCAATCTCTCAGCTCATTTAAGGAAGAACATCCTAGAg GGATGGACTTCTTGCGGATTTGGTGGAATTTTCCTTAATGGAAACTATGTTCCTGATTGGTTTGAGTTTGTAAACGAGGGCACTAAAGTCACTTTTGATATTCCTGATGGAAGTAATTTTGAAGGGTTAACTCTGTTCTGCTTGTACCGCTCAAACGGTAGTAGTCATCTTGCCATTATTGTTATAAATAATACCCAACGTACTGAGTTGCGAGCTTACATAGGCAGCGAAGAATATGGTTACCCACCAAATGGAGATGATTATCTTTTGCAGGGACAACTCTCGAACAATAAGCTCAATTTGCAAGGTGGGGATAAAGTTGATATACTTTTTGAAAACCCATCCATTACAATAAAGAGAACAGGGGTTAATCTAGTATGGGGCAAAGACAAATCTatgaaggaaaatatgcatGATTTGGACAAAGCTGGTTATGTTTTTGACACACATCCAACTCGGTTTTATGATGAGGGAGGACCAAGCCATGATGCATCTGATAATAATCGTCCCAGGAAACATATGAGAACTACCATAGATGACTGA
- the LOC126593524 gene encoding disease resistance protein RPV1-like isoform X6, producing MECGSKLEQHVLPIFYHVDPSDIRKQKGSLAPLFQKHEEDIRKEEDDKKGEAKRERLEQWREALTEAANLSGYDLKNTENGYEAKVIKKIIYENLWEWLPRTKKLHVAKFPVGINSRVQEIITYLSSGEGNEVLMVGIWGMGGLGKTTAAKAIYNQIHHEFEFKSFLADVSDTTSKHGLVHLQRKLSFDIMDQEIEISTVDEGICRIEEQFSHRRVLIIMDNIDGVEQLNAIAGNHKWFGPGSRIIITTRDKHLLLKVDKVYSAQILNKGEALELFSWHAFGNSCPNEEYLEVSKNVVSYCGGLPLALEVLGTFLCERPQKVWNSQLEKLERIPNGKIIKPLRISFDGLDDTEKATFLNISCFFIGEDEDHVTKLLDVCGFFATVGINVLRDRCLVTVEDNKLNMHDLLREMAKVIISEKSPGDPGKWSRLWNREDVTDVLTYKSGTEEVGGLALNFPYPWPRGSNMCSFSTEAFANMKKLRLLHLKCVQLNGEYKHLPKELIWLRWEGCPLKSIPNDFFNQDKLLVLEMRGSSLVQVWEGSKSLHNLKILDLSKSWYLQKSPDFSQVPNLEELILEYCFSLSEIHPSLGHLKRLSLVNLKWCHNLISLPRDFYKSKSVETLLLNGCSNFREVHEDIGEMISLRTLETELTAITQVPHSIVGLKNLTRLSLDRMSYLELKGEYKHLPKDLIWLRWEGCPLKSIPDDFFNQDKLLVLEMRCSSLVQVWEGSKSLHNLKTLDLSHSYSLQKSPDFSQVPNLKELILKDCNSLSEIHPSIGHLKRLSLVNLRKCCELISLPRDFYKSKSVETLLLDGCWKFREVHEDIREMISLRTLEAADTAITQVPPSIVGLKNLTRLSLDRISVKHTTEELIQLRWEGCPLKSIPNDFFNQDKLLVLEMRCSSLVQVWEGFKSLHNLKTLDLSNSWSLQKSPNFSQVPNLERLILKECESLFEIHPSIGHLKRLSLVNLQICSNLRSLPRDFYKSKSVETLLLNYCSKFRQVHEDLGDMISLRILETNHTAIRQVPPSILRLKNLTRLSLSGVKLADDAIPKDLGSLISLQDLNFQGNELHTLPNLSGLSKLETLWLSECKQLHTITDLPTNLKFLLAQRCPALETMPSFSEMSNMRELIVSDSPKVIEVPGLDKSLNSMTWINMKMCTNLSAHLRKNILEGWTSCGFGGIFLNGNYVPDWFEFVNEGTKVTFDIPDGSNFEGLTLFCLYRSNGSSHLAIIVINNTQRTELRAYIGSEEYGYPPNGDDYLLQGQLSNNKLNLQGGDKVDILFENPSITIKRTGVNLVWGKDKSMKENMHDLDKAGYVFDTHPTRFYDEGGPSHDASDNNRPRKHMRTTIDD from the exons GTATGAAGCAAAGGttattaagaaaattatttatgagAATCTTTGGGAATGGCTCCCCAGAACAAAAAAATTACATGTGGCCAAGTTCCCAGTTGGAATCAATTCTCGTGTTCAAGAAATTATCACTTATCTTTCAAGTGGTGAAGGAAATGAGGTTCTCATGGTTGGAATTTGGGGGATGGGTGGATTGGGTAAAACAACAGCTGCCAAAGCCATTTATAACCAAATTCATCATGAGTTCGAATTCAAAAGTTTCCTTGCCGACGTTAGCGACACTACAAGTAAACATGGCCTGGTTCATTTGCAAAGAAAACTTAGTTTTGACATCATGGATCAAGAGATTGAAATAAGCACTGTTGATGAAGGTATCTGTCGGATAGAAGAGCAATTTTCACATAGAAGGGTACTTATCATCATGGACAACATAGATGGAGTGGAACAACTCAATGCAATAGCTGGTAATCACAAGTGGTTTGGTCCAGGAAGTAGAATTATCATAACGACACGAGATAAACATCTACTACTAAAAGTGGACAAAGTATATTCGGCTCAGATATTGAATAAAGGAGAAGCTCTGGAACTGTTTAGTTGGCATGCATTTGGAAATAGTTGCCCTAATGAAGAATATCTTGAAGTCTCAAAAAATGTTGTTTCTTATTGTGGAGGTTTGCCACTAGCCCTTGAAGTTTTAGGTACTTTTTTGTGTGAAAGACCCCAAAAAGTGTGGAATAGTCAATTGGAGAAATTAGAAAGAATTCCTAatggaaaaataataaaaccacTAAGAATAAGCTTTGACGGGCTAGATGATACGGAGAAGGCTACATTTCTTAACATATCTTGTTTCTTTATTGGAGAGGACGAGGACCATGTCACAAAATTGTTAGATGTATGTGGATTTTTTGCAACAGTAGGAATCAATGTTCTTCGTGATCGATGCCTTGTAACTGTTGAAGACAACAAGTTGAATATGCATGATTTGCTTCGAGAAATGGCCAAAGtaatcatttctgaaaaatctCCTGGTGACCCTGGAAAATGGAGCAGGTTGTGGAATCGTGAAGATGTCACCGATGTATTGACATATAAATCT GGAACTGAAGAAGTTGGAGGACTTGCTCTAAATTTCCCTTATCCTTGGCCTCGAGGCTCTAACATGTGTAGTTTCAGTACAGAAGCATTTGCCAATATGAAGAAACTGAGATTGCTTCATCTCAAATGCGTTCAGCTCAATGGAGAATACAAACATCTTCCCAAAGAGTTAATATGGTTACGTTGGGAAGGATGCCCTTTAAAGTCCATACCAAATGACTTTTTTAATCAAGATAAACTACTTGTTTTAGAGATGCGGGGTAGCAGTCTGGTACAAGTTTGGGAGGGTTCCAAG TCGCTACATAACTTGAAAATCCTTGATCTCAGCAAGTCTTGGTACTTACAGAAATCACCGGACTTTTCACAAGTCCCAAATCTTGAAGAGTTGATATTGGAATACTGTTTTAGTCTATCTGAGATTCACCCCTCCCTTGGTCATCttaaaagactttctttggtgaaCCTTAAGTGGTGTCACAATCTTATTTCTCTTCCAAGGGATTTCTACAAGTCGAAATCTGTTGAGACACTTCTTCTTAACGGATGTTCAAATTTCAGAGAAGTGCATGAGGATATAGGGGAAATGATATCACTGAGAACACTTGAAACAGAGCTAACAGCCATAACACAAGTACCACATTCCATAGTAGGGTTGAAGAATCTCACTCGTTTATCCCTTGACCGCATGAGCTACCTAGAGCTTAAAGGAGAATACAAACATCTTCCCAAAGATTTAATATGGTTGCGTTGGGAAGGATGCCCTTTAAAGTCCATACCAgatgatttttttaatcaagATAAATTACTTGTTTTAGAGATGCGGTGTAGCAGTCTGGTACAAGTTTGGGAGGGTTCTAAG TCGCTACATAACTTGAAAACCCTTGATCTCAGCCATTCCTATTCCTTACAGAAATCACCGGACTTTTCACAAGTCCCAAATCTTAAAGAGTTGATATTGAAAGACTGTAATAGTTTGTCCGAGATTCACCCCTCCATTGGTCATCttaaaagactttctttggtgaaCCTTAGAAAATGTTGTGAGCTTATTTCTCTTCCAAGGGATTTCTACAAGTCGAAATCTGTTGAGACTCTTCTTCTTGATGGATGTTGGAAATTCAGAGAAGTGCATGAGGATATAAGGGAGATGATATCATTGAGAACACTTGAAGCAGCGGATACAGCCATAACACAAGTACCACCTTCCATAGTAGGATTGAAGAATCTCACTCGTTTATCCCTTGACCGCATCAGCGTAAAGCATACAACCGAAGAGTTAATACAGTTGCGTTGGGAAGGATGCCCTTTAAAGTCCATACCAAATGACTTTTTTAATCAAGATAAACTACTTGTTTTAGAGATGCGGTGTAGCAGTCTGGTACAAGTTTGGGAAGGTTTCAAG TCGCTACATAACTTGAAAACCCTTGATCTCAGCAATTCCTGGTCCTTGCAGAAATCACCGAACTTTTCACAAGTCCCAAATCTTGAACGGTTGATATTGAAAGAGTGTGAGAGTTTGTTCGAGATTCACCCCTCCATTGGTCATCttaaaagactttctttggtgaaCCTTCAAATCTGTTCCAATCTTCGTTCTCTTCCAAGGGATTTCTACAAGTCGAAATCTGTTGAGACTCTTCTTCTTAATTACTGTTCAAAATTCAGACAAGTGCATGAGGATTTAGGGGATATGATATCATTGAGAATACTGGAAACAAACCATACAGCCATAAGACAAGTACCACCTTCCATACTAAGATTGAAGAATCTCACTCGTTTATCCCTATCAGGTGTGAAATTAGCTGATGATGCAATCCCTAAGGATCTTGGGAGTCTAATTTCTTTACAAGATTTGAATTTTCAAGGGAATGAACTTCATACCCTACCCAATCTCAGTGgtctttcaaagcttgaaacTCTGTGGTTAAGTGAATGCAAGCAACTTCATACAATCACAGATTTAccaacaaatttgaaatttttgttgGCGCAGAGATGCCCTGCATTGGAAACAATGCCCAGTTTTTCAGAAATGTCAAATATGAGAGAACTGATTGTAAGTGATTCACCCAAAGTCATTGAGGTTCCAGGCTTGGATAAATCATTAAACTCCATGACATGGATTAATATGAAAATGTGCACCAATCTCTCAGCTCATTTAAGGAAGAACATCCTAGAg GGATGGACTTCTTGCGGATTTGGTGGAATTTTCCTTAATGGAAACTATGTTCCTGATTGGTTTGAGTTTGTAAACGAGGGCACTAAAGTCACTTTTGATATTCCTGATGGAAGTAATTTTGAAGGGTTAACTCTGTTCTGCTTGTACCGCTCAAACGGTAGTAGTCATCTTGCCATTATTGTTATAAATAATACCCAACGTACTGAGTTGCGAGCTTACATAGGCAGCGAAGAATATGGTTACCCACCAAATGGAGATGATTATCTTTTGCAGGGACAACTCTCGAACAATAAGCTCAATTTGCAAGGTGGGGATAAAGTTGATATACTTTTTGAAAACCCATCCATTACAATAAAGAGAACAGGGGTTAATCTAGTATGGGGCAAAGACAAATCTatgaaggaaaatatgcatGATTTGGACAAAGCTGGTTATGTTTTTGACACACATCCAACTCGGTTTTATGATGAGGGAGGACCAAGCCATGATGCATCTGATAATAATCGTCCCAGGAAACATATGAGAACTACCATAGATGACTGA